A genomic region of Miscanthus floridulus cultivar M001 chromosome 3, ASM1932011v1, whole genome shotgun sequence contains the following coding sequences:
- the LOC136542291 gene encoding probable plastid-lipid-associated protein 12, chloroplastic isoform X1 encodes MATAPAAPGGLMHLRPPPPRCVSPRASASRAPRIWGTPPRLRLRRRRALALGAPSVASAEAEAYTEPELVLLEALLGVQGRGRAVAPRQLQEVESAVQALEALGGVPDPTSSSLIEGSWQLIFTTRPGTASPIQRTFVGVDSFRIFQEVYLRTDDPRVVNVVKFSESVGDLKVEAEATIKDGKRILFRFDRAAFTFKFLPFKVPYPVPFRLLGDEAKGWLDTTYLSHTGNIRISRGNKGTTFVLQKSADPRQILLSAISARTGVEEVINDFISSQNGTKTDLSILVGEWQLLWSSQTEGESWSSVASAGLKDFQIIKEDGKLKNSASPFPSLTLNATGNICKKGSGNTFTVSMKEGAVQVGGLQFPLDAQGEFVMEILYIDNKIRISRLNQHMLVHLRIANT; translated from the exons ATGGCCACCGCCCCAGCAGCACCCGGAGGCCTTATGCACCTCCGGCCTCCGCCTCCGCGATGCGTGTCGCCTCGCGCCAGCGCCTCCCGCGCGCCGCGCATCTGGGGGACCCCGCCCCGGcttcgccttcgccgccgccggGCCCTGGCGCTCGGGGCGCCGTCGGTAGCGTCCGCGGAGGCGGAGGCATACACGGAACCTGAGTTGGTGTTGCTCGAGGCCCTCCTCGGCGTCCAGGGCCGCGGCCGCGCCGTCGCACCGCGCCAGCTCCAG GAAGTGGAGAGCGCCGTGCAGGCTCTCGAGGCCCTGGGAGGCGTTCCTGATCCG ACGAGTTCAAGTTTAATCGAAGGTAGCTGGCAGCTCATCTTCACTACGAGACCAGGGACAGCATCACCCATTCAG AGGACGTTTGTTGGAGTTGACTCCTTCCGTATCTTCCAGGAAGTGTATCTTCGAACAGATGATCCAAGGGTGGTCAATGTTGTCAAGTTTTCAGAATCAGTTGGTGATCTGAAAGTAGAG GCAGAAGCAACTATTAAGGATGGAAAGCGCATACTTTTCCGTTTTGACCGAGCAGCATTCACCTTCAAGTTTCTTCCATTTAAAGTTCCATACCCAGTGCCATTTAGACTTCTTGGAGATGAAGCTAAGGGTTGGCTTGACACAACATACTTATCCCACACTGGGAACATACGTATTTCAAGGGGAAACAAG GGAACAACTTTTGTCCTACAGAAGAGTGCAGACCCAAGACAAATCTTATTGTCAGCTATATCTGCAAGAACAGGAGTAGAAGAG GTCATCAATGATTTTATTTCAAGCCAAAATGGAACAAAGACTGATCTAAGCATTCTGGTGGGTGAATGGCAACTATTGTGGAGCTCACAG ACTGAAGGTGAAAGTTGGTCATCTGTTGCATCTGCCGGTCTCAAGGACTTCCAG ATTATAAAAGAAGACGGGAAATTAAAGAATTCGGCTAGCCCCTTCCCAAGTCTCACCCTCAATGCAACAGGCAACATATG CAAAAAAGGGAGTGGCAACACCTTTACCGTGTCCATGAAAGAAGGAGCTGTTCAAGTTGGTGGTTTACAGTTTCCCTTGGATGCTCAAGGAGAATTTGTCATGGAAATCTT GTATATCGACAACAAGATAAGGATATCCAGGCTTAACCAGCACATGCTTGTCCATTTACGCATTGCAAATACATGA
- the LOC136542291 gene encoding probable plastid-lipid-associated protein 12, chloroplastic isoform X2: MATAPAAPGGLMHLRPPPPRCVSPRASASRAPRIWGTPPRLRLRRRRALALGAPSVASAEAEAYTEPELVLLEALLGVQGRGRAVAPRQLQEVESAVQALEALGGVPDPTSSSLIEGSWQLIFTTRPGTASPIQRTFVGVDSFRIFQEVYLRTDDPRVVNVVKFSESVGDLKVEAEATIKDGKRILFRFDRAAFTFKFLPFKVPYPVPFRLLGDEAKGWLDTTYLSHTGNIRISRGNKGTTFVLQKSADPRQILLSAISARTGVEEVINDFISSQNGTKTDLSILVGEWQLLWSSQTEGESWSSVASAGLKDFQIIKEDGKLKNSASPFPSLTLNATGNICVKKAATAIPNPHDSILNHHARTVLI; encoded by the exons ATGGCCACCGCCCCAGCAGCACCCGGAGGCCTTATGCACCTCCGGCCTCCGCCTCCGCGATGCGTGTCGCCTCGCGCCAGCGCCTCCCGCGCGCCGCGCATCTGGGGGACCCCGCCCCGGcttcgccttcgccgccgccggGCCCTGGCGCTCGGGGCGCCGTCGGTAGCGTCCGCGGAGGCGGAGGCATACACGGAACCTGAGTTGGTGTTGCTCGAGGCCCTCCTCGGCGTCCAGGGCCGCGGCCGCGCCGTCGCACCGCGCCAGCTCCAG GAAGTGGAGAGCGCCGTGCAGGCTCTCGAGGCCCTGGGAGGCGTTCCTGATCCG ACGAGTTCAAGTTTAATCGAAGGTAGCTGGCAGCTCATCTTCACTACGAGACCAGGGACAGCATCACCCATTCAG AGGACGTTTGTTGGAGTTGACTCCTTCCGTATCTTCCAGGAAGTGTATCTTCGAACAGATGATCCAAGGGTGGTCAATGTTGTCAAGTTTTCAGAATCAGTTGGTGATCTGAAAGTAGAG GCAGAAGCAACTATTAAGGATGGAAAGCGCATACTTTTCCGTTTTGACCGAGCAGCATTCACCTTCAAGTTTCTTCCATTTAAAGTTCCATACCCAGTGCCATTTAGACTTCTTGGAGATGAAGCTAAGGGTTGGCTTGACACAACATACTTATCCCACACTGGGAACATACGTATTTCAAGGGGAAACAAG GGAACAACTTTTGTCCTACAGAAGAGTGCAGACCCAAGACAAATCTTATTGTCAGCTATATCTGCAAGAACAGGAGTAGAAGAG GTCATCAATGATTTTATTTCAAGCCAAAATGGAACAAAGACTGATCTAAGCATTCTGGTGGGTGAATGGCAACTATTGTGGAGCTCACAG ACTGAAGGTGAAAGTTGGTCATCTGTTGCATCTGCCGGTCTCAAGGACTTCCAG ATTATAAAAGAAGACGGGAAATTAAAGAATTCGGCTAGCCCCTTCCCAAGTCTCACCCTCAATGCAACAGGCAACATATG TGTTAAgaaggcggcgacggcgatcccaaatcctcatgactccatcctcaaccaccacgcgcgaaccgttctcatctag
- the LOC136542291 gene encoding probable plastid-lipid-associated protein 12, chloroplastic isoform X3 codes for MATAPAAPGGLMHLRPPPPRCVSPRASASRAPRIWGTPPRLRLRRRRALALGAPSVASAEAEAYTEPELVLLEALLGVQGRGRAVAPRQLQEVESAVQALEALGGVPDPTSSSLIEGSWQLIFTTRPGTASPIQRTFVGVDSFRIFQEVYLRTDDPRVVNVVKFSESVGDLKVEGTTFVLQKSADPRQILLSAISARTGVEEVINDFISSQNGTKTDLSILVGEWQLLWSSQTEGESWSSVASAGLKDFQIIKEDGKLKNSASPFPSLTLNATGNICKKGSGNTFTVSMKEGAVQVGGLQFPLDAQGEFVMEILYIDNKIRISRLNQHMLVHLRIANT; via the exons ATGGCCACCGCCCCAGCAGCACCCGGAGGCCTTATGCACCTCCGGCCTCCGCCTCCGCGATGCGTGTCGCCTCGCGCCAGCGCCTCCCGCGCGCCGCGCATCTGGGGGACCCCGCCCCGGcttcgccttcgccgccgccggGCCCTGGCGCTCGGGGCGCCGTCGGTAGCGTCCGCGGAGGCGGAGGCATACACGGAACCTGAGTTGGTGTTGCTCGAGGCCCTCCTCGGCGTCCAGGGCCGCGGCCGCGCCGTCGCACCGCGCCAGCTCCAG GAAGTGGAGAGCGCCGTGCAGGCTCTCGAGGCCCTGGGAGGCGTTCCTGATCCG ACGAGTTCAAGTTTAATCGAAGGTAGCTGGCAGCTCATCTTCACTACGAGACCAGGGACAGCATCACCCATTCAG AGGACGTTTGTTGGAGTTGACTCCTTCCGTATCTTCCAGGAAGTGTATCTTCGAACAGATGATCCAAGGGTGGTCAATGTTGTCAAGTTTTCAGAATCAGTTGGTGATCTGAAAGTAGAG GGAACAACTTTTGTCCTACAGAAGAGTGCAGACCCAAGACAAATCTTATTGTCAGCTATATCTGCAAGAACAGGAGTAGAAGAG GTCATCAATGATTTTATTTCAAGCCAAAATGGAACAAAGACTGATCTAAGCATTCTGGTGGGTGAATGGCAACTATTGTGGAGCTCACAG ACTGAAGGTGAAAGTTGGTCATCTGTTGCATCTGCCGGTCTCAAGGACTTCCAG ATTATAAAAGAAGACGGGAAATTAAAGAATTCGGCTAGCCCCTTCCCAAGTCTCACCCTCAATGCAACAGGCAACATATG CAAAAAAGGGAGTGGCAACACCTTTACCGTGTCCATGAAAGAAGGAGCTGTTCAAGTTGGTGGTTTACAGTTTCCCTTGGATGCTCAAGGAGAATTTGTCATGGAAATCTT GTATATCGACAACAAGATAAGGATATCCAGGCTTAACCAGCACATGCTTGTCCATTTACGCATTGCAAATACATGA
- the LOC136542292 gene encoding uncharacterized protein: protein MNSIKSALFSGHRPHPLAAAAAAVPHQQLGGAAPFHSTPVLQRKRKTQWHNRFNYYTRRRKNRETKRSMLRNMSEYAEYLFQSWRDEDEKNDASSGPSWFRGHRWVRNSNNNGFRTHDFYSGNFGSKGGFDFCTSDEDEPENLFRNVFRDQRTYYWSFSSDNFQRNSRRARSEKSRNWSSETETDEEDEVPAPSEVSLARQALGLSTSGPLKLEDVKSAYRACALRWHPDRHSGSSKATAEEKFKHCSAAYKTLCDSFAAA from the exons ATGAACAGCATCAAGTCGGCTCTCTTCTCCGGCCACCGTCCGCATcccctcgcggcggcggcggcggcggtcccgCACCAGCAGCTGGGGGGCGCTGCGCCGTTCCACTCCACACCCGTTCTGCAGCGGAAGCGCAAGACCCAGTGGCACAAT AGATTCAACTATTATACGAGACGTAGGAAGAACAGAGAAACTAAAAGGTCGATGCTACGGAACATGTCAGAGTATGCAGAGTATCTTTTCCAG AGTTGGcgtgatgaagatgagaaaaaTGATGCATCTAGTGGGCCTTCATGGTTTAGAGGACATCGTTGGGTCAGGAATTCAAACAACAATGGTTTCCGTACACATGATTTTTATTCTGGGAATTTCGGAAGCAAAG GAGGATTTGATTTTTGCACGAGTGATGAGGATGAACCAGAGAATCTGTTTCGTAATGTTTTCCGAGACCAGCGCACATATTATTGGTCATTTTCATCTGATAATTTTCAGAGGAACTCCAGACGTGCTCGCTCAGAAAAATCCAGAAACTGGAGTTCTGAAACAGAAACAGACGAGGAGGATGAAGTACCAGCTCCATCAGAGGTATCTTTGGCACGACAAGCTCTTGGATTGAGCACTTCTGGTCCGCTAAAACTTGAAGATGTTAAAAGCGC ATACCGAGCATGCGCACTTAGATGGCATCCAGATCGCCACAGTGGATCATCTAAG GCTACAGCTGAGGAGAAATTCAAGCATTGCAGCGCAGCATACAAGACCTTATGTGATAGTTTCGCTGCTGCATAG